In Hamadaea flava, a genomic segment contains:
- a CDS encoding MFS transporter — protein MASSAAMTAEAPPQTGAAALSTPRERLGWYFYDWANSAFSTTVVTAFLGPYLTAIAKAGADAAGNVHLLGLTFKAGSLFPYATSLSVALQVLVLPIAGAMADRSSRKRRLLGLFAYIGAVATIGLLFLTGERYALGATLFLIANVAFGASVVVNNSFLPQLADENDRDAVSSRGWAFGYLGGGLLFLFNVVAVVLFGTDDHSKAEVARWSLVSAGVWWAVFTTLPLMWLRDRPATGGERHGNVLLDGFRQLWHTLRSLKAYPLTLFFLIAFLVYNDGIQTVIGLAGTYASEELGFDITVTMPVILMVQFMAFGGALLLGWLAKLFGAWKTVLGSLAVWSVIVVAAYFLPEGKVLPFAALAAAIGLVLGGSQALSRSLFSQLIPKGREGEYFGLYEISDKGTSWLGPLLFGFAFDQTGSYRFAIVSLIAFFIFGFAALLAVPMRRAIAAAGNTPPKLL, from the coding sequence CTGGCATCATCTGCCGCTATGACCGCAGAAGCGCCGCCCCAGACGGGGGCCGCCGCCTTGTCCACGCCGCGGGAGCGGCTCGGTTGGTACTTCTACGACTGGGCCAACTCGGCGTTCTCCACGACCGTCGTCACCGCCTTCCTCGGCCCCTACCTGACGGCGATCGCGAAGGCGGGCGCCGACGCCGCCGGCAACGTGCACCTGCTCGGCCTGACGTTCAAAGCCGGGTCGCTGTTCCCCTACGCCACCTCCCTGTCGGTGGCGTTGCAGGTCCTCGTACTGCCCATCGCCGGCGCGATGGCCGACCGGTCCAGCCGCAAACGCCGCCTGCTCGGCCTGTTCGCCTACATCGGCGCGGTCGCCACGATCGGCCTGCTGTTCCTCACCGGCGAGCGGTACGCCCTCGGCGCCACCCTGTTCCTCATCGCCAACGTCGCGTTCGGCGCCAGCGTCGTGGTCAACAACTCGTTCCTGCCGCAGCTGGCCGACGAGAACGACCGCGACGCCGTGTCCAGCCGCGGCTGGGCGTTCGGCTACCTCGGCGGCGGTCTGCTGTTCCTGTTCAACGTCGTCGCCGTGGTCCTGTTCGGCACCGACGACCACAGCAAGGCCGAAGTCGCCCGCTGGTCGCTGGTCTCCGCCGGCGTCTGGTGGGCCGTGTTCACCACCCTGCCGCTGATGTGGCTCCGCGACCGGCCCGCGACCGGCGGCGAACGCCACGGCAACGTTCTGCTCGACGGCTTCCGCCAGCTGTGGCACACGCTGCGCAGCCTCAAGGCGTACCCGCTGACCCTGTTCTTCCTGATCGCGTTCCTCGTCTACAACGACGGCATCCAGACCGTCATCGGCCTGGCCGGCACCTACGCCTCCGAAGAACTCGGCTTCGACATCACCGTCACCATGCCCGTCATCCTCATGGTCCAGTTCATGGCGTTCGGCGGCGCACTGCTGCTCGGCTGGCTCGCCAAGCTGTTCGGCGCGTGGAAGACCGTCCTCGGCAGCCTCGCGGTCTGGTCCGTCATCGTCGTCGCCGCCTACTTCCTGCCCGAAGGCAAAGTCCTGCCGTTCGCCGCGCTCGCCGCCGCGATCGGCCTGGTCCTCGGCGGCAGCCAAGCCCTCTCCCGGTCGCTGTTCTCCCAGCTCATCCCCAAGGGCCGCGAAGGCGAATACTTCGGCCTGTACGAGATCTCCGACAAGGGCACCAGCTGGCTCGGCCCACTGCTGTTCGGCTTCGCGTTCGACCAGACCGGCAGCTACCGGTTCGCGATCGTCTCACTCATCGCGTTCTTCATCTTCGGCTTCGCCGCACTGCTCGCCGTGCCCATGCGGCGCGCGATCGCCGCCGCCGGCAACACACCGCCCAAGCTTCTCTAA
- a CDS encoding thymidine kinase, translated as MDHTGHGASCHAAGDGRLRDGASLKFFWGPMDCGKSTLALQMDYNHSRQGRRGVVLTRNDRSMSPRVTTRIGLSHEAVEVTDDLDLVTLVRERWAAGAAVDYLICDEACFYTEHQIEQLADLVDTYDVDVYAFGLATDFRSQLFPAARRLFELADSVHRLQVEVLCWCGRPGLLNARIVAGTVAREGEQVVIGDTGATEADVRYQVLCRRHYRAGELGTKDTALAHDGSAE; from the coding sequence GTGGATCACACCGGACACGGGGCGTCCTGCCATGCGGCGGGCGACGGCCGACTACGCGACGGAGCCTCCCTGAAGTTCTTCTGGGGGCCGATGGACTGCGGCAAGTCCACACTGGCCCTGCAGATGGACTACAACCACTCCCGGCAAGGCCGCCGCGGCGTCGTGCTCACCCGCAACGACCGGTCCATGAGCCCCCGCGTCACCACCCGCATCGGCCTGTCCCACGAGGCCGTCGAAGTGACCGACGACCTAGACCTCGTCACCCTCGTCCGGGAACGCTGGGCCGCCGGCGCCGCCGTCGACTACCTGATCTGCGACGAAGCCTGCTTCTACACCGAGCACCAGATCGAACAGCTCGCCGACCTCGTCGACACCTACGACGTCGACGTGTACGCCTTCGGCCTGGCCACCGACTTCCGCTCCCAACTGTTCCCCGCCGCCCGCCGCCTGTTCGAACTCGCCGACAGCGTCCACCGACTCCAAGTCGAAGTCCTCTGCTGGTGCGGCCGGCCCGGCCTGCTCAACGCCCGCATCGTCGCCGGCACCGTCGCCCGCGAAGGCGAACAGGTCGTCATCGGCGACACCGGCGCCACCGAAGCCGACGTACGCTACCAAGTACTGTGCCGCCGCCATTACCGCGCCGGCGAACTGGGCACCAAGGACACCGCTCTGGCGCACGACGGCTCGGCTGAGTAG
- a CDS encoding methyltransferase domain-containing protein, translating to MGRVSSGTFDEAISAWRQWQDAPWGRLRYAIAAANLARHLDEALPGGAPGHVLDVAGGNGVEAVRLATAGHKVTLVDYSAQMLAAATELARKAGVADRMTIVESDVARLPDLLAGLEHDLVLCHNLLPYVTDVEAALTTCLDTLRPGGVLSVISNNAHSEPLRVAVREQDPSAALEALNSPVRMTRTFGAPMTPRTADEVIAVLSKLGARVEGHYGIRSVCDYMADDDRKYDASFYAELERLEIALADRLPYKLTARLFHVIAVKPLA from the coding sequence ATGGGACGAGTAAGCAGCGGTACCTTCGACGAAGCCATATCAGCCTGGCGTCAATGGCAAGACGCACCCTGGGGACGACTGCGGTACGCCATCGCCGCCGCCAACCTCGCCCGCCACCTCGACGAAGCCCTCCCCGGCGGAGCCCCCGGACACGTCCTCGACGTCGCCGGCGGCAACGGAGTCGAAGCCGTCCGCCTCGCCACCGCCGGTCACAAAGTGACGCTCGTCGACTACTCCGCGCAGATGCTCGCCGCCGCGACCGAACTCGCCCGCAAAGCCGGCGTCGCCGACCGCATGACCATCGTGGAATCCGACGTCGCCCGCCTGCCCGACCTGCTCGCCGGCCTCGAACACGACCTCGTCCTCTGCCACAACCTGCTGCCCTACGTCACCGACGTCGAAGCCGCCCTCACCACCTGCCTCGACACCCTGCGCCCCGGCGGCGTCCTCTCCGTCATCAGCAACAACGCCCACAGCGAACCCCTCCGCGTCGCCGTACGCGAACAGGACCCCTCCGCCGCCCTCGAAGCCCTCAACTCACCAGTACGCATGACCCGCACCTTCGGCGCCCCGATGACCCCCCGCACCGCCGACGAAGTCATCGCCGTCCTGTCCAAACTCGGCGCCCGCGTCGAAGGCCACTACGGCATCCGCAGCGTCTGCGACTACATGGCCGACGACGACCGCAAATACGACGCCAGCTTCTACGCCGAACTCGAACGCCTCGAGATCGCCCTCGCCGACCGGCTCCCCTACAAACTCACCGCCCGGCTCTTCCACGTCATCGCGGTCAAACCACTCGCCTGA
- a CDS encoding DUF6886 family protein, translated as MRPGPGELLHFSEDPSITVFHPHLAPTARETSAYVWAVDTHHSPSYWFPRQCPRAMAWTTPDTDPADAARLLGPATTRVHVIEYDWLPALQTTTLYAYRLPAAAFHPIHEDGHAYVATTTVEPLGPAEPVGDLLTTHRDAAIELRLTTTLWPWWDEVITSTLAFSGIRLRNARPRP; from the coding sequence ATGCGCCCCGGACCCGGCGAACTCCTGCACTTCTCCGAAGACCCCAGCATCACCGTCTTCCACCCCCACCTCGCCCCCACCGCCCGCGAAACCAGCGCCTACGTGTGGGCCGTCGACACCCACCACAGCCCGTCCTACTGGTTCCCCCGCCAATGCCCCCGCGCGATGGCCTGGACCACCCCCGACACCGACCCGGCCGACGCCGCACGCCTCCTCGGCCCCGCCACCACCCGAGTCCACGTCATCGAATACGACTGGCTCCCCGCCCTCCAAACCACCACCCTGTACGCCTACCGCCTCCCCGCCGCCGCCTTCCACCCCATCCACGAAGACGGCCACGCGTACGTCGCCACCACCACCGTCGAACCACTCGGCCCCGCCGAACCCGTCGGCGACCTCCTCACCACCCACCGCGACGCCGCCATCGAACTCCGCCTCACCACCACCCTCTGGCCCTGGTGGGACGAAGTCATCACCAGCACCCTCGCCTTCAGCGGCATCCGGCTGCGCAACGCCCGCCCCCGACCCTGA
- a CDS encoding sporulation protein, giving the protein MVFKKLLGSLGIGGPTVDTVLSTPTATPGGPLQGQIHLKGGGSDTDIEGITLILVAQSAGATFEVARINATGRFTLPAGATHAIPLNSQTPWETPITTIYGQPLPGTTLGVHTQVDVRGGSGKTDLDPLTVAPLPVHNHLLDALGTLGCRFIRADLRPGQQVGLPTPVVQRIAFYAPADARQPGAHLPQLSLNFAANAHALDIEIEAGWGTPPIHHTLAHTDAGGDLTEIIASWVREALARVPQQSTQPGAFMQPAQPGYQQQPGYRPSGPGYAAAGNHGGYRGGHDRGYDRGYDYRGYDSGRRGPGMGGMIAAGAGGAALGFLGGMVISDMMTPDVNVTENVTENYYDTGGDTGDSGYTDTGYDPGYADTSYDGGGYDSGGYDAGGDFGGGDFGGGDFGGGDFGGGDF; this is encoded by the coding sequence ATGGTCTTCAAGAAACTCCTGGGCAGCCTCGGCATCGGCGGACCCACCGTCGACACCGTGCTATCCACCCCCACCGCCACCCCCGGCGGCCCCCTCCAGGGCCAGATCCACCTCAAAGGCGGCGGCTCCGACACCGACATCGAAGGCATCACCCTCATCCTCGTGGCCCAATCCGCCGGCGCCACCTTCGAGGTAGCCCGCATCAACGCCACCGGACGCTTCACCCTGCCCGCCGGCGCCACCCACGCGATCCCCCTGAACAGCCAGACCCCGTGGGAAACCCCCATCACCACCATCTACGGCCAGCCCCTGCCCGGCACAACCCTCGGCGTACACACCCAGGTCGACGTCCGCGGCGGCTCCGGTAAAACCGACCTCGACCCGCTCACAGTCGCACCCCTGCCGGTCCACAACCACCTCCTCGACGCCCTCGGCACCCTCGGCTGCCGATTCATCCGCGCCGACCTACGCCCCGGCCAGCAAGTCGGCCTCCCCACCCCGGTCGTCCAGCGCATCGCGTTCTACGCCCCCGCCGACGCCCGCCAACCCGGCGCGCACCTGCCCCAACTCAGCCTCAACTTCGCCGCCAACGCGCACGCCCTCGACATCGAGATCGAAGCCGGTTGGGGCACCCCGCCCATCCACCACACCCTCGCCCACACCGACGCCGGCGGCGACCTCACCGAGATCATCGCCAGCTGGGTCCGCGAAGCCCTCGCCCGCGTCCCCCAGCAGTCGACACAACCCGGCGCGTTCATGCAGCCCGCCCAACCCGGCTACCAGCAGCAGCCCGGCTACCGCCCCAGCGGACCCGGATACGCCGCCGCCGGCAACCACGGCGGCTACCGCGGCGGCCACGACCGGGGCTATGACCGCGGCTATGACTACCGCGGTTACGACAGCGGACGCCGCGGCCCCGGCATGGGCGGCATGATCGCCGCCGGAGCAGGCGGAGCCGCCCTCGGCTTCCTCGGCGGCATGGTCATCAGCGACATGATGACCCCCGACGTGAACGTCACCGAAAACGTCACCGAGAACTACTACGACACCGGCGGCGACACCGGCGACAGCGGATACACCGACACGGGCTACGACCCCGGGTACGCCGACACCAGCTACGACGGCGGAGGCTACGACAGTGGCGGCTACGACGCCGGAGGCGATTTCGGCGGCGGAGACTTCGGCGGTGGAGACTTCGGCGGTGGGGACTTCGGCGGAGGCGACTTCTGA
- a CDS encoding sulfite exporter TauE/SafE family protein: MIAAATGGAVDAIVGGGGLVVLPAMLLASGLPLPTILGTNKLTAIAGTSSAAYTYARHTAIDWKVAGPAAGFAVLSSGLGALFAGSVPASAYRPVILGVLVAVALFVTFRPSLGLAADPAKRTRVRIATMIALGGGAIAFYDGAIGPGTGTFLVLAFTGIIGADFVHGSAMAKILNTGTNLGALAVFGYFGHVDWLLGAILAVCNIAGAQLGARLALKRGAKFIRIVLLVVVLGLVAKLGWDQFH, from the coding sequence ATGATCGCCGCAGCCACCGGCGGAGCCGTCGACGCCATCGTCGGCGGCGGCGGCCTCGTCGTCCTCCCCGCCATGCTGCTGGCCTCCGGCCTCCCCCTGCCCACGATCCTCGGCACCAACAAGCTCACCGCGATCGCCGGCACCTCCTCCGCCGCCTACACATACGCCCGCCACACCGCCATCGACTGGAAAGTGGCCGGCCCCGCCGCCGGATTCGCCGTCCTCAGCTCCGGCCTCGGCGCCCTCTTCGCCGGCAGCGTCCCCGCCAGCGCGTACCGGCCCGTCATCCTCGGCGTCCTCGTCGCCGTAGCCCTCTTCGTCACCTTCCGGCCCAGCCTCGGCCTCGCCGCCGACCCAGCCAAACGCACCCGCGTACGCATCGCGACCATGATCGCCCTCGGCGGCGGAGCCATCGCGTTCTACGACGGAGCCATCGGCCCCGGCACCGGCACCTTCCTCGTCCTCGCCTTCACCGGCATCATCGGCGCGGACTTCGTCCACGGCAGCGCGATGGCGAAGATCCTCAACACCGGCACCAACCTCGGCGCACTGGCCGTCTTCGGCTACTTCGGTCACGTCGACTGGCTCCTCGGCGCGATCCTGGCCGTCTGCAACATCGCCGGTGCCCAACTCGGCGCGCGACTGGCCCTCAAACGGGGCGCCAAGTTCATCCGAATCGTGCTCCTCGTCGTCGTCCTCGGACTCGTCGCGAAACTCGGCTGGGACCAGTTCCACTGA
- a CDS encoding IucA/IucC family protein, whose translation MTHPDAEQTRRALLESRPDLVDGFDEHLPAARAAVLRRLWTALRREPIPGVAGVKTVGGDALVTLTDGRMAIGPALDQYAEASPDVRIRVQVNGGTGAYADPAELLNAVDPQTQGLQRELSNSVANLALARTGQPSVDLTELQGDPNGLAVLEQSVVDGHPLHPCCRTRLGMSTADVLAYAPEHRTPVELEVWSVPPSRWLTTGAGTPPRLVLHPWQAAHYGDDLRRLGGRPVERIVARPLMSLRTLAAARDPSRHYKTALGVQMTSAVRQVSPAAVHNGPLVSDLLSRLAADLPIRVFPEVAAGAVLVDGAPHPMLAYTVRRAPLPQAGDVWTPLAAVAQPDVLDQILRIGYGGHPVAFWRDLTTVLIPPVLTLLARGAGLEAHGQNLLVRLAYGRPAEAGYRDVGGIHLHAGRLREAGMDLPAVQGSLVTDGLDELRAKPFATLFAVVLTEIAHTLQQRHGADPQTLWRMAADLAEQAPDPRDRLALAGTTLPIKATTAMRLAADPVADIWTPITNPLAGV comes from the coding sequence GTGACTCACCCCGATGCCGAGCAGACCCGGCGGGCGCTGCTGGAGAGCCGTCCCGATCTGGTGGACGGATTCGACGAACACCTTCCGGCGGCCCGGGCCGCGGTCCTGCGTCGACTGTGGACGGCCCTGCGGCGGGAGCCGATCCCCGGGGTGGCCGGGGTCAAGACGGTCGGCGGCGACGCCCTGGTGACGCTCACCGACGGCCGGATGGCCATCGGCCCCGCCCTCGACCAATACGCCGAAGCCAGCCCAGACGTCCGCATCCGCGTACAGGTGAACGGCGGCACGGGGGCGTACGCCGATCCGGCGGAGCTGCTGAACGCCGTGGACCCGCAAACCCAAGGGCTGCAACGGGAACTGAGCAACAGCGTCGCGAACCTGGCCCTGGCCAGGACAGGGCAGCCCAGCGTGGATCTGACCGAGCTGCAGGGCGACCCGAACGGGCTGGCGGTGCTGGAGCAGTCGGTCGTCGACGGCCACCCGCTGCATCCGTGCTGCCGCACGCGGCTGGGGATGTCGACCGCCGACGTCCTGGCGTACGCCCCGGAGCACCGCACGCCGGTCGAGCTGGAGGTCTGGTCGGTGCCGCCGAGCCGGTGGCTGACGACGGGCGCCGGCACGCCCCCGCGGTTGGTCCTGCATCCCTGGCAGGCGGCCCACTACGGAGACGACCTGCGACGGCTCGGGGGACGGCCGGTGGAGCGGATCGTGGCCCGGCCGCTCATGTCGTTGCGGACGCTGGCTGCGGCAAGGGACCCGTCCCGGCATTACAAGACGGCGCTGGGCGTGCAGATGACCAGCGCGGTACGCCAGGTCTCCCCCGCCGCCGTCCATAACGGACCCTTGGTGAGCGACCTGTTGAGCCGGCTCGCGGCCGATCTGCCGATCCGCGTCTTCCCTGAGGTGGCCGCAGGCGCGGTCCTCGTCGACGGCGCGCCCCACCCGATGCTGGCGTACACCGTCAGACGGGCCCCGCTGCCGCAGGCGGGTGACGTGTGGACGCCGTTGGCTGCGGTCGCCCAGCCGGACGTGCTGGACCAGATCCTGCGGATCGGCTACGGGGGTCATCCGGTGGCGTTCTGGCGTGATCTGACGACCGTCCTGATCCCGCCGGTGCTGACGCTGCTGGCGCGGGGCGCCGGGCTGGAGGCGCACGGCCAGAATCTGCTCGTCCGGCTCGCGTACGGCCGGCCCGCCGAGGCGGGCTATCGGGACGTCGGCGGCATCCATCTGCACGCCGGTCGCCTGCGCGAGGCCGGGATGGATCTGCCCGCCGTCCAGGGCAGCCTGGTCACCGATGGTCTCGACGAGCTGCGGGCCAAACCGTTCGCGACGCTGTTCGCCGTGGTGCTCACCGAGATCGCGCACACGCTCCAGCAGCGGCACGGCGCCGATCCCCAGACGCTCTGGCGCATGGCGGCCGACCTCGCCGAGCAGGCCCCAGATCCGCGCGATCGGCTGGCGTTGGCCGGAACCACCCTGCCGATCAAGGCGACTACTGCGATGCGGCTGGCCGCCGATCCGGTCGCCGACATCTGGACCCCGATCACCAATCCGCTGGCTGGAGTGTGA